The Bacillus sp. Y1 genome has a window encoding:
- a CDS encoding LysM peptidoglycan-binding domain-containing protein, whose product MDTFIRHKLLQNHDGEYELILYLDDTLTEFSQELGTKSSIRSDIMKQATLLIKNRYPSIKITVVKVVLGGFVMSTLPVAADRAFANTSIQQTNSNVFYSVAPGDTLWGLSKKFGASVDLIKSANKLSSDTLTIGQKLLIPKAIHTVQSGDTLYSLSKKYNTTVDSIKEANQMSSTTLSLNQKLIIPAILEIPQTPAVTETTATPTSVTHTIVVGDTLYSLAKKYNTTVDELKKNNQLTSDVLSLGQILTIPSTQSVAPTPGPTTTTPSLPDTYTVVSGDSLYSIALKFGLTVDELRSRNQLVSDVLRIGQVLQISEKAVSTPISTVSFTTHKVQSGDSIWSLSIKYGIPQAELLQANGLTTSSMLSIGQELRIPVHNIPVKETVSPNHGELLNWWTEAQYVFTIGKVAKVTDLATGKSFNIKRTIGANHADSETVTVTDSNTAKTIWGGYSWTPRAVIVEVDGRKLAASMSFYPHEREYIMDNGITGHFDVYFSGSSRHVDGKPDPAHQAQVEKAAGVR is encoded by the coding sequence ATGGACACTTTTATCAGGCATAAGTTACTCCAAAATCATGACGGAGAATATGAGCTCATTCTTTACTTAGACGATACTTTAACAGAGTTTTCACAGGAACTTGGCACAAAGTCATCCATCCGCTCTGATATTATGAAGCAAGCAACTCTTTTAATAAAAAATCGTTATCCTTCGATCAAGATTACAGTTGTCAAGGTTGTGTTAGGTGGTTTCGTAATGAGCACCTTGCCAGTTGCAGCTGATCGCGCCTTTGCTAATACTTCTATTCAGCAGACAAATTCTAACGTCTTTTACTCCGTTGCTCCTGGTGATACATTGTGGGGGTTAAGCAAAAAATTTGGGGCCTCTGTGGATCTTATTAAAAGTGCGAATAAGCTATCCTCTGACACATTAACGATCGGACAAAAGCTTCTCATTCCAAAAGCGATACATACGGTCCAATCTGGAGATACATTATATAGTTTATCGAAAAAATACAATACAACCGTTGATAGCATTAAAGAAGCAAATCAAATGTCATCCACGACATTATCTCTAAATCAAAAACTGATTATTCCAGCAATACTAGAAATACCACAAACACCTGCAGTTACGGAAACCACAGCCACTCCTACTAGTGTCACCCACACGATTGTTGTAGGAGATACACTTTATAGTCTCGCCAAAAAATATAATACTACAGTGGATGAACTAAAAAAGAATAATCAGCTAACAAGCGACGTATTAAGCTTAGGACAAATATTAACGATTCCTTCAACACAATCGGTAGCTCCAACTCCAGGACCGACCACAACTACCCCATCGCTCCCTGATACTTATACAGTGGTTAGTGGGGATAGTCTATATTCAATCGCGCTAAAGTTTGGATTAACAGTTGATGAACTAAGATCTCGTAACCAATTAGTTAGTGATGTATTACGAATTGGTCAAGTTTTACAAATTAGTGAAAAGGCCGTTTCCACTCCTATTAGCACAGTTAGCTTTACCACGCATAAAGTCCAATCTGGTGATTCGATTTGGAGTCTGAGTATAAAATACGGAATTCCACAGGCAGAACTATTACAAGCGAATGGGTTAACCACCTCAAGTATGCTCTCGATCGGTCAAGAGTTACGAATCCCCGTTCATAATATACCTGTAAAAGAAACCGTCAGTCCGAATCATGGTGAATTATTAAATTGGTGGACGGAAGCCCAGTATGTATTTACAATTGGCAAAGTAGCAAAGGTAACAGATCTTGCTACAGGCAAATCATTTAATATTAAACGAACGATTGGCGCGAATCATGCAGATAGTGAGACTGTTACAGTAACTGATTCAAATACTGCCAAAACCATATGGGGAGGCTATTCCTGGACACCACGCGCTGTCATTGTTGAGGTAGATGGAAGAAAACTGGCCGCAAGTATGAGCTTTTACCCTCATGAAAGAGAATACATTATGGATAATGGAATTACGGGTCACTTCGATGTGTACTTTTCAGGTAGTTCAAGACATGTGGATGGCAAACCAGATCCTGCCCACCAAGCCCAAGTCGAAAAAGCTGCTGGAGTGAGATAA
- a CDS encoding spore coat protein, with amino-acid sequence MSSKVWRGQAPVLSDNRGCAAPQRFNALDPSSTHPWDCDNDTQEADQTTKSVQASFESIVIKDSCDVEVITTDTQAAINLQVALQAAIQLVISISIASSDQAEVLTQELTQKLINKQVNRQQTYIENSRGVKVTTTDTDLAVNVQVLLQVLLALVARLDIL; translated from the coding sequence ATGAGTTCAAAAGTATGGAGAGGCCAGGCGCCAGTTCTTTCTGACAACAGAGGATGCGCAGCACCTCAAAGATTTAATGCATTAGACCCTAGCAGCACACACCCTTGGGATTGTGATAACGACACACAAGAAGCAGATCAAACAACTAAAAGCGTGCAAGCATCATTCGAGTCAATCGTAATCAAAGATTCTTGTGATGTTGAAGTAATCACTACTGACACACAAGCAGCCATCAACCTTCAAGTTGCTCTTCAAGCGGCTATTCAACTAGTCATTAGCATCTCAATTGCAAGTAGCGACCAAGCTGAAGTATTAACTCAAGAATTAACGCAAAAACTAATTAACAAGCAAGTGAATCGTCAACAAACGTATATCGAAAACTCTCGTGGTGTAAAAGTAACAACTACTGATACAGATTTAGCTGTTAACGTACAAGTGCTTCTACAAGTTCTACTAGCTCTAGTTGCTAGATTAGATATCCTATAA
- a CDS encoding response regulator transcription factor, translated as MIKIVIAEDQRMLLGALGSLLSLEDDMEVIGKANNGNEAVSLVKQLQPDVCIMDIEMPEKTGLEAAEELKGGNCKVIILTTFARSGYFQRALKAGVRGYLLKDSPSEELASSIRNIVAGKRIYAPELMDDLYTEENPLTEREREVLELVADGRNTKEIAEQLNIKTGTVRNYISAILEKLEVTNRIEAITQSKEKGWFK; from the coding sequence ATGATCAAAATCGTCATAGCAGAGGACCAGCGAATGCTGTTAGGAGCTTTAGGATCTCTTCTAAGCCTAGAGGATGATATGGAAGTGATCGGGAAGGCGAATAATGGAAACGAAGCGGTTTCCCTGGTAAAACAATTACAACCTGATGTTTGTATCATGGATATTGAAATGCCAGAAAAGACAGGGCTTGAAGCGGCTGAAGAGCTAAAGGGTGGAAACTGTAAGGTGATTATTCTTACTACATTTGCGCGTTCAGGCTATTTCCAGCGGGCGTTAAAAGCGGGAGTAAGAGGGTATCTCTTAAAGGATAGTCCAAGTGAAGAATTGGCAAGCTCGATAAGAAATATTGTAGCTGGCAAGCGAATTTATGCACCTGAACTAATGGATGATCTTTATACTGAGGAAAATCCTTTAACGGAAAGAGAACGCGAGGTTCTTGAGCTTGTTGCTGACGGAAGGAATACGAAGGAGATCGCTGAGCAGTTAAACATTAAAACAGGAACGGTTAGAAATTACATATCAGCGATCTTGGAGAAACTTGAGGTTACGAACAGAATTGAAGCCATTACACAATCTAAAGAAAAAGGCTGGTTTAAGTAA
- a CDS encoding sensor histidine kinase, which translates to MLKSKRNWGISPYIWSVISILPFYFIFQSSSTPEIVAGIILTVIFFITLRFAFLSKRWPVYLWTIILISISITMAILFSFVYFAFYIAYYNGNIKKRVAFMTLYVIHLVATTFAINYNVVLQDPQFLRQLPFVIIIWISVILLPFNIYNRKKQEVLEEKLEDANKRIAELVKQEERQRIARDLHDTLGQKLSLIGLKSDLARRLITKDPEQAKDELRDVQQTARTALNEVRQLVSQMRGIRLDEEIVLVRQILKAADIEFIYSQEKPVTNVSLFLENILSMCIKEAITNVVKHSQANVVQLTIKQSSKDITIIVQDDGIGLWQKQSQSSGHGLIGMRERLDFVNGSLKIIGDGGTKLIMKVPLVQVAKEGNSV; encoded by the coding sequence GTGTTAAAATCAAAAAGAAATTGGGGCATTTCGCCATATATTTGGAGCGTTATCAGTATACTTCCTTTTTATTTTATCTTCCAATCATCGTCCACTCCTGAAATTGTTGCAGGAATCATACTGACTGTCATATTTTTCATTACCTTACGATTTGCGTTCTTATCAAAACGGTGGCCAGTCTACTTATGGACGATTATATTAATTAGTATTTCTATTACTATGGCTATACTTTTTTCGTTTGTGTACTTTGCTTTTTACATAGCGTATTACAACGGCAATATTAAAAAACGTGTTGCCTTTATGACTTTATACGTAATCCATCTTGTCGCAACCACATTTGCGATCAATTACAATGTGGTTCTACAAGACCCTCAATTTTTAAGACAGCTGCCATTTGTCATTATCATATGGATAAGTGTTATTTTATTACCTTTTAATATATATAATCGTAAAAAGCAAGAGGTTCTTGAAGAAAAGTTGGAGGATGCGAACAAGCGGATTGCCGAATTGGTGAAACAAGAGGAAAGGCAACGGATTGCTCGCGATTTACATGATACATTGGGACAAAAGCTTTCCCTAATCGGCTTAAAAAGTGACTTAGCTCGAAGATTGATTACAAAGGATCCTGAACAGGCTAAGGATGAGTTAAGGGATGTGCAGCAAACTGCAAGAACTGCGTTGAATGAGGTTCGACAATTAGTATCACAAATGAGAGGGATTCGGCTAGATGAAGAAATTGTACTCGTTAGACAAATATTAAAAGCGGCAGATATTGAGTTTATCTATAGTCAAGAAAAACCAGTTACTAATGTATCGTTATTTCTTGAAAATATTTTAAGCATGTGTATTAAGGAAGCAATAACCAATGTCGTTAAGCATAGTCAGGCGAATGTCGTTCAACTGACTATAAAACAATCATCAAAAGACATAACGATAATCGTACAAGACGATGGAATAGGTCTTTGGCAAAAGCAGAGCCAATCATCAGGACATGGTTTAATTGGGATGAGAGAACGTCTTGATTTTGTTAATGGAAGTCTAAAAATCATTGGTGATGGTGGAACCAAGCTAATTATGAAGGTGCCTCTTGTACAGGTCGCAAAGGAGGGAAATTCAGTATGA
- a CDS encoding LURP-one-related/scramblase family protein — protein MNQKKLYFSDTFFSTGKKDILTEEEEKIGEIDLKSMFSSSVDILNGKQEVLVSGKFPKLGIHWRVLDRYGTELGMLKEKFAFFSKKYSYEAYDRDTFSIDSELFSKEYVIKREADESVIATFKKVSGIFSSAAYELDNHSNTITSPELIAVIMGVNAIQKRNNSSNAVT, from the coding sequence GTGAACCAAAAGAAACTGTACTTTTCCGATACATTCTTTTCTACGGGGAAGAAGGATATTTTAACGGAAGAGGAAGAAAAGATTGGAGAGATTGATCTTAAAAGTATGTTTTCTTCATCTGTAGATATATTGAATGGAAAACAGGAAGTTTTAGTGAGTGGAAAGTTTCCGAAGCTAGGTATTCATTGGAGAGTATTAGATAGATACGGTACAGAGTTAGGGATGTTAAAGGAGAAATTTGCTTTCTTTTCAAAAAAATATTCGTATGAAGCATATGATCGGGACACTTTTTCTATCGATTCAGAATTGTTTTCAAAGGAATATGTAATCAAGCGAGAGGCAGACGAATCGGTGATTGCGACTTTTAAGAAAGTAAGTGGTATCTTTTCATCCGCTGCCTACGAATTAGACAATCACTCTAATACGATAACATCACCAGAATTAATAGCGGTAATCATGGGGGTAAACGCTATACAAAAGCGTAATAACTCATCTAATGCCGTAACATAA
- a CDS encoding type 1 glutamine amidotransferase domain-containing protein, which yields MKLVGKKIIQLVSNDFEDLELWYPVLRLREEGAIVDIVGEKAGETYIGKYGVPIKSDRAFADINPEDYDAILVPGGWSPDLLRRFESILSMVRSMDQAEKPIGQICHAGWVLISAKILSGRKVTSTPGIKDDMINAGAEWVDVPVIVDGHIISSRRPPDLPDYMREFIAVLASR from the coding sequence TTGAAGTTAGTAGGGAAAAAAATCATCCAGCTGGTTAGCAATGACTTCGAGGACTTAGAATTATGGTATCCTGTTCTGCGACTTCGTGAAGAAGGAGCAATCGTTGATATTGTAGGAGAAAAAGCTGGCGAAACATATATCGGGAAATATGGAGTGCCTATTAAATCAGATCGGGCCTTTGCAGATATTAACCCAGAAGATTATGACGCCATTCTTGTACCAGGTGGATGGTCACCGGATTTATTAAGAAGATTTGAATCAATTCTCTCCATGGTTCGTTCCATGGATCAGGCAGAAAAACCGATTGGCCAAATCTGTCACGCCGGATGGGTATTAATCTCTGCAAAAATCTTATCAGGTAGAAAGGTAACAAGTACTCCAGGGATTAAAGATGATATGATCAATGCTGGAGCTGAGTGGGTAGATGTTCCAGTTATCGTCGATGGACATATTATCTCAAGCCGCCGTCCACCAGACTTACCTGACTATATGAGAGAATTTATAGCAGTTTTAGCGAGTAGATAG
- a CDS encoding DsbA family oxidoreductase yields MKIEVWSDFVCPFCYIGKRRLEEAINQFEHKDQVEVEFKAFELDPNSPIEPTMKIHEALVKKYGMSVDEAKRANENMAKQAASVGLQFRFDDMMPSNTFDAHRLAKYAKTVGKEKELTEKLLYAYFTENKQLSKKDVLIEIAESVGIERAEAMKVLDDNTLYANDVRIDETMAQQYKITGVPFFVVNNKYGISGAQPLETFKNALEKVWEEENVNSPLQNLSSDDAGVCTDDSCEIPEK; encoded by the coding sequence ATGAAGATTGAAGTATGGTCAGATTTTGTTTGCCCATTTTGTTATATTGGAAAAAGAAGACTAGAGGAAGCAATTAATCAATTTGAACATAAAGACCAAGTAGAGGTAGAGTTTAAAGCATTCGAATTGGATCCTAATTCGCCGATAGAGCCTACTATGAAAATTCATGAGGCATTGGTAAAGAAATATGGGATGAGTGTGGACGAAGCAAAACGAGCGAATGAAAATATGGCGAAACAAGCGGCTTCTGTCGGATTACAATTTCGATTTGACGATATGATGCCTAGTAATACCTTTGATGCTCACCGTTTAGCCAAGTATGCTAAAACGGTAGGGAAAGAAAAGGAACTGACTGAAAAGCTTTTGTATGCTTATTTTACCGAGAACAAACAGTTATCTAAAAAAGACGTATTAATAGAAATTGCTGAGAGTGTGGGTATTGAAAGAGCAGAAGCAATGAAAGTTTTAGACGATAACACCCTTTATGCGAATGATGTTCGTATCGATGAGACAATGGCACAGCAATACAAAATTACAGGCGTACCATTCTTTGTTGTGAATAATAAATATGGTATTTCCGGAGCACAGCCTTTGGAAACGTTTAAAAACGCGCTAGAAAAGGTTTGGGAAGAGGAGAACGTAAATAGTCCACTTCAAAATCTGTCTTCCGATGATGCGGGAGTATGTACAGATGATTCTTGTGAGATCCCAGAGAAGTAA
- a CDS encoding DUF1002 domain-containing protein, with product MKLLKWICMVALAFVVVSSNQMVYASTDSNAEESINEKFGLPIVVYGEALSDSQKAEVRDLLEIKDTSKVTEITVTGEDLVYYIDGDKNSNMYSSAKITRKEKGEGLVINQVTPENITEVTSEMYANALLTAGIEDAIVDVASPVKVSGHSALVGIYKAYDEGEGTELNQERTEVANEELTLATDLAKKEGLDEDKVSELLTEIKKEIAEQKPATKEELEQLIDEKLQTLNVQLSEEDRQLLIDLFEKMRNLNINFDNVQSQLEDLSKDIQNRIENAISENQGFLDTIANFFKSFIDSLKSLFS from the coding sequence ATGAAGCTGTTAAAATGGATTTGTATGGTTGCCCTAGCTTTTGTAGTGGTCAGTTCAAATCAAATGGTTTATGCCTCAACTGATTCAAATGCTGAGGAAAGTATTAATGAAAAATTTGGTCTTCCGATTGTTGTATATGGTGAAGCCTTGTCCGACAGTCAGAAAGCAGAGGTAAGAGACCTGCTTGAGATAAAAGATACTAGTAAAGTAACAGAAATTACTGTAACAGGGGAAGACCTTGTTTATTATATTGATGGAGATAAAAACTCAAATATGTACTCCTCTGCAAAGATCACACGTAAGGAAAAAGGAGAAGGCCTGGTTATTAACCAAGTTACACCAGAAAACATTACAGAAGTAACGAGTGAAATGTATGCTAATGCTCTTTTGACTGCTGGGATTGAGGACGCAATTGTAGATGTAGCATCACCTGTTAAGGTAAGTGGACACTCTGCTCTAGTTGGTATTTATAAAGCATACGACGAGGGTGAAGGGACAGAGCTGAATCAAGAACGTACGGAAGTAGCGAATGAAGAACTAACACTAGCTACAGATCTAGCCAAAAAAGAAGGGCTCGATGAAGATAAGGTAAGTGAGCTGTTAACGGAAATAAAGAAAGAAATTGCCGAACAAAAACCAGCAACAAAGGAAGAATTGGAGCAATTGATTGACGAAAAGCTCCAAACCTTAAATGTTCAATTAAGTGAAGAAGATCGTCAGCTGCTAATTGACCTTTTTGAAAAAATGCGAAATCTTAATATTAATTTTGATAATGTTCAATCACAGCTTGAAGATCTATCAAAGGATATCCAAAATCGTATTGAGAATGCAATTAGTGAAAACCAAGGGTTTTTGGACACCATTGCAAATTTCTTTAAGTCGTTTATTGATAGTTTAAAGAGCTTGTTTTCATAA
- a CDS encoding branched-chain amino acid aminotransferase — MLKESLQNLMKNQSKVELYPEEYDFVINNGLTNSDTEVVQIDGKSRFLDAYMERSNKETEEFLGEENANFLNEPITYFKEHMNEFLYMESKWFTLIGIDAISFEVDDLFGTYDVMLGLKIQKKYSSKLRDYFTEHSVDPEEPVDLMFDAQEGIWNINFSLHTLPGFREDMTVAEAYQLVYSFIFSFVQTI, encoded by the coding sequence ATGTTAAAAGAATCATTACAGAATTTAATGAAAAATCAAAGCAAGGTTGAATTATATCCAGAGGAATACGATTTTGTCATAAACAATGGATTAACCAACTCTGATACGGAAGTTGTCCAAATTGACGGGAAATCTAGGTTTCTTGATGCCTATATGGAACGCTCAAATAAGGAAACAGAAGAATTTCTGGGAGAGGAAAATGCGAACTTCTTAAATGAGCCGATTACGTATTTTAAGGAACATATGAATGAGTTTCTATATATGGAATCGAAATGGTTCACGTTAATTGGAATCGATGCGATTTCCTTTGAAGTTGACGACTTATTTGGAACCTACGATGTAATGCTCGGTCTAAAAATTCAAAAGAAGTATTCCTCGAAGCTTAGAGACTATTTTACGGAACACTCAGTAGATCCTGAAGAGCCTGTAGACTTAATGTTTGACGCGCAAGAAGGCATTTGGAATATCAATTTTTCCCTACATACACTTCCAGGTTTTCGTGAGGATATGACCGTTGCGGAGGCTTACCAACTGGTATACTCATTTATCTTTTCATTTGTTCAAACGATTTAA
- a CDS encoding exodeoxyribonuclease III: MKFISWNVNGLRACVKKGFLDYFNEMNADFFSIQETKLQEGQIDLQLEGYYQFWNYAEKKGYSGTAIFTKHKPLSVSYGVGEHESQSEGRIITLEYENFYVVNVYTPNSQRDLARLPLRLQWEDELSDYLTQLDKKKPVIYCGDLNVAHEEIDLKNPKSNIGNSGFTTEERGKMSNLLSSGFVDSFRYLYPEQKDTYTWWSYMSKVRERNIGWRIDYFILSNRIATNLIDSQIHCDVMGSDHCPVCIEVSL, translated from the coding sequence ATGAAGTTTATATCTTGGAATGTGAATGGTTTAAGAGCTTGTGTAAAAAAAGGCTTTCTGGACTATTTTAATGAAATGAATGCAGATTTCTTTTCAATACAAGAAACGAAGCTGCAAGAAGGTCAAATTGACTTACAGTTAGAGGGTTATTATCAATTTTGGAATTACGCAGAAAAAAAGGGTTATTCAGGGACAGCCATCTTTACAAAACATAAACCACTCTCCGTTTCATATGGTGTGGGTGAACATGAATCCCAGTCAGAAGGGCGAATTATTACCCTTGAGTATGAAAATTTCTACGTAGTAAATGTGTATACACCAAATTCACAACGTGATTTAGCTAGATTGCCCCTTCGTTTGCAATGGGAGGATGAATTATCTGACTACTTAACTCAACTAGATAAGAAAAAACCGGTCATTTATTGTGGGGATTTAAATGTGGCACATGAAGAGATTGATTTGAAAAATCCAAAAAGCAATATTGGAAACTCTGGTTTTACTACGGAAGAAAGAGGTAAAATGTCCAACCTGCTAAGCTCTGGCTTTGTGGACTCCTTCCGCTATTTATATCCAGAACAAAAAGATACGTACACTTGGTGGTCGTATATGAGCAAGGTCCGAGAAAGGAACATCGGATGGCGTATTGATTATTTTATTTTATCAAATAGGATTGCTACGAATTTAATAGACTCACAGATTCATTGCGATGTAATGGGAAGTGACCACTGCCCGGTATGCATTGAAGTGAGTTTGTAA
- a CDS encoding CBASS cGAMP-activated phospholipase, which produces MKMLCIDGGGIRGVFAVAILQELEKDIGTNIRDSIDLVAGTSTGSIIAASIAVKREMDELLDGYRHYGRKIFKRKARIGLFRSIYSDRDLRRFIQKAFKEQSLADVGIPLLIPAVNVTEGKPYVHRSHYAIHEQGENDHIKLWDAVLSSCSAPIYFPPNNINNQVITIDGGLWANNPSLVCITEAINHYELEMKQIKILSIGLGQQKINFNSKKSHLWGIKHWMPFRFHTMTFTPKLLDLALHLSSESISYQCQHLLGENYLRLNTDLGKEVPFDQVETIEWLIELGRQVYKEKKQEILQFIQT; this is translated from the coding sequence ATGAAGATGTTATGTATTGATGGTGGAGGAATTCGAGGGGTTTTTGCAGTTGCCATTCTTCAGGAATTAGAAAAGGATATAGGAACGAACATTCGCGATTCCATTGACCTTGTTGCGGGTACGAGTACAGGCTCAATCATAGCTGCTTCCATTGCGGTAAAAAGGGAAATGGATGAACTACTCGATGGGTACCGTCACTATGGGAGAAAAATTTTCAAACGAAAAGCAAGAATCGGCTTGTTTCGCAGTATTTATAGTGATCGTGATCTACGCCGCTTTATTCAAAAAGCCTTCAAGGAGCAATCGCTTGCTGATGTAGGTATTCCACTTTTAATTCCTGCAGTTAATGTAACTGAAGGAAAACCATATGTTCATCGATCGCATTATGCCATTCATGAACAAGGCGAAAATGATCATATAAAGCTCTGGGACGCTGTTCTATCCTCATGCTCTGCTCCTATTTATTTTCCACCTAACAATATAAATAATCAAGTCATTACCATTGATGGAGGCCTTTGGGCCAACAATCCTTCACTCGTATGTATTACGGAAGCAATAAACCATTACGAATTAGAAATGAAACAAATAAAAATATTATCGATTGGACTTGGTCAACAAAAAATCAATTTCAATTCTAAAAAATCTCATTTGTGGGGGATTAAGCATTGGATGCCTTTCCGGTTCCATACGATGACCTTTACACCAAAGCTCTTGGACCTTGCCCTTCATTTATCGTCTGAATCTATCTCGTATCAGTGTCAACATTTACTTGGAGAAAACTACTTACGTTTAAATACGGATTTAGGGAAAGAAGTTCCTTTTGACCAGGTAGAGACAATTGAATGGCTAATAGAATTAGGCAGACAAGTTTACAAGGAGAAAAAGCAGGAAATTCTTCAGTTTATACAAACCTAA
- a CDS encoding putative quinol monooxygenase: MMNIIHAHLKIKPEKREEFLEVVKPLVEGSQAEEGNIRYELYELTTDTNTFVVLEEWKDMEAIKFHNETPHYKDWGKVSSTYLDAPPVVSVFEATKKN; this comes from the coding sequence ATGATGAATATTATTCATGCACATTTAAAAATAAAGCCAGAAAAACGTGAAGAATTCTTGGAAGTGGTTAAGCCGTTGGTAGAGGGTTCACAAGCGGAAGAGGGAAATATCCGTTATGAACTATATGAGTTAACCACGGATACTAATACATTTGTCGTATTAGAGGAATGGAAGGACATGGAAGCGATTAAGTTTCATAACGAAACTCCGCACTATAAAGACTGGGGTAAGGTAAGCTCAACCTATCTTGATGCTCCACCTGTTGTGTCTGTTTTTGAAGCAACTAAAAAAAATTAA
- the dacB gene encoding D-alanyl-D-alanine carboxypeptidase/D-alanyl-D-alanine endopeptidase, whose translation MYRYKMIVIVFSLLFTWLLPALTATAPHVKANTQGSVLSQQLDSFINEEPLLAGAMVGVSIRNQQTGELIYDHLGSTRLRPASNLKLFTAASALEVLGENYTFSTKLFVNGTIEKGVLKGDVILQGGGDPTLHQADLQAFAQSLKEIGIKRIGGQILGDDTRYDDIRYSIDMPWSDEEAYYGAEISALTLSPDQDYDAGTVALEVKPAKRVGEKVSFTMKPENTYVHVINEAVTSAKDSKEDLTFSRDHSTNTITISGQIPQGATSESEWIAVFEASKFVVHLFEEELKKIGIKVDKGYRLGVTPSNARLINEHKSISLAELLLPFMKLSNNGHGELLMKEMGKVIKGLGSFEAGLAVMTEKLTPFGMEFANQVIRDGSGISHVNLVQPNELTKLLFSIQSKSWFPSYYRALPVAGAKEKLVGGTLRYRMKQEPLVGNVVAKTGTLTTVSSISGYVRTRSKGNLIFSILINNVIDEDKAKKVEDRMISIIAN comes from the coding sequence TTGTACCGGTATAAAATGATAGTCATCGTCTTTAGCCTACTATTTACATGGTTATTACCTGCTCTCACTGCTACTGCTCCCCATGTAAAAGCAAATACTCAAGGCTCAGTTCTTAGTCAGCAATTGGATTCGTTTATTAATGAAGAGCCACTTTTAGCAGGAGCAATGGTAGGTGTGAGTATTAGAAACCAACAAACAGGTGAATTAATTTATGATCATCTCGGATCAACCAGACTTCGACCTGCTTCCAATCTAAAGTTATTCACGGCGGCTAGTGCTTTGGAAGTGCTTGGAGAAAACTACACTTTCTCTACCAAGCTTTTTGTAAATGGAACGATTGAAAAAGGAGTTCTAAAGGGAGATGTTATTTTACAGGGAGGTGGGGACCCTACCCTACATCAAGCTGATTTACAAGCTTTTGCTCAAAGCCTCAAAGAGATCGGAATTAAAAGAATTGGTGGACAAATCCTTGGAGACGATACAAGGTATGATGATATTCGTTATTCTATTGATATGCCATGGAGCGATGAAGAAGCCTATTATGGAGCAGAAATATCTGCATTAACTTTATCACCTGATCAGGATTATGATGCGGGAACAGTTGCATTAGAAGTAAAGCCAGCAAAGAGAGTGGGAGAAAAAGTAAGCTTTACGATGAAGCCGGAAAATACATATGTTCATGTTATAAATGAAGCAGTAACTAGCGCAAAAGATAGTAAGGAGGACCTTACGTTCTCAAGGGATCACTCTACCAATACCATTACCATTTCTGGTCAAATTCCTCAAGGTGCTACAAGTGAAAGTGAATGGATAGCGGTTTTCGAAGCTAGTAAATTTGTTGTTCACCTTTTTGAAGAGGAGTTAAAAAAAATAGGTATCAAAGTGGATAAGGGATATCGCCTAGGAGTGACACCAAGTAATGCACGTTTAATCAACGAGCACAAATCGATATCACTTGCAGAGTTATTACTCCCTTTTATGAAGCTTAGCAATAATGGCCACGGTGAGCTGTTGATGAAGGAAATGGGGAAGGTTATAAAAGGATTGGGTAGTTTTGAAGCAGGACTAGCTGTTATGACTGAAAAGCTAACCCCATTTGGAATGGAATTTGCCAACCAAGTGATAAGAGATGGTTCAGGGATTTCTCATGTGAATTTAGTACAACCGAATGAACTCACGAAGCTGTTGTTCTCCATTCAATCAAAGAGCTGGTTTCCAAGCTATTATCGTGCCTTGCCAGTAGCTGGAGCAAAGGAAAAACTGGTGGGTGGAACATTACGATATCGGATGAAGCAAGAACCTTTAGTAGGGAATGTTGTGGCAAAAACTGGAACGTTAACGACAGTAAGTTCCATTTCGGGTTATGTAAGGACGAGATCAAAGGGTAACTTGATATTTTCTATCCTAATAAATAATGTGATAGATGAAGATAAAGCCAAAAAAGTAGAAGACCGAATGATATCAATAATAGCCAATTAA